A genomic segment from Nocardiopsis sp. Huas11 encodes:
- a CDS encoding DUF6069 family protein, whose protein sequence is MNEFGSEHSVHTGSERSVNTVRLWSGGLATAVVAVLVILVGTLVIRGVMGIPVLAPEEAGYLGDVGTVVYALMAGVAALLATALLQMLLLSAPRPRAFFGWIIGLVTAVAAVTPFTQGAEPASQIATAMMNLVAGIAIATLLNSVAKTAVIRSARTDGRSRRTVLRHEGILPGVERLEHRGETPKP, encoded by the coding sequence GGAAGCGAGCATTCCGTACATACGGGAAGCGAGCGATCCGTAAACACGGTGCGACTGTGGTCGGGAGGCCTCGCCACCGCGGTGGTGGCCGTACTGGTGATCTTGGTGGGCACTCTCGTGATCCGTGGGGTCATGGGGATCCCGGTGCTCGCCCCTGAGGAGGCCGGATACTTGGGCGACGTCGGGACCGTCGTCTACGCACTGATGGCGGGTGTGGCGGCACTGCTGGCCACGGCCCTGCTACAGATGCTGCTGCTGTCCGCGCCCCGGCCGCGCGCGTTCTTCGGGTGGATCATAGGACTGGTCACGGCGGTCGCCGCGGTCACTCCCTTCACCCAGGGAGCCGAGCCGGCCAGTCAGATCGCCACGGCCATGATGAACCTGGTCGCCGGAATCGCCATCGCGACGCTGCTCAACAGCGTGGCGAAGACGGCGGTCATCAGAAGCGCGCGCACCGACGGCCGAAGCAGGCGCACGGTCCTGCGTCACGAGGGGATCCTGCCCGGCGTGGAACGGTTGGAGCACCGGGGAGAGACCCCGAAGCCGTAG
- a CDS encoding DUF6507 family protein yields MSAWDVTPQEVGSVLSTTAGYIGEEGGSDGLLGEMTGLESTITNLNSYVSSAPISVSLGEFAEHYFGLMGDMLSLTANALERTSEATTAYVEGNNEMALESQRNAGVVPPPPPPPTYGPNQPV; encoded by the coding sequence ATGTCCGCTTGGGATGTCACGCCCCAGGAAGTCGGATCCGTGCTGTCCACCACCGCCGGCTACATCGGCGAGGAGGGCGGATCCGATGGTCTGCTCGGTGAGATGACCGGCTTGGAGAGCACCATCACCAACCTGAACAGCTATGTGAGCAGCGCCCCCATCTCCGTCTCCCTGGGCGAGTTCGCCGAGCACTACTTCGGTCTCATGGGCGACATGCTCAGCCTGACCGCCAACGCCCTGGAGCGGACCAGCGAGGCGACCACGGCCTACGTCGAGGGCAACAACGAGATGGCCCTGGAGTCCCAGCGCAACGCAGGCGTGGTCCCGCCGCCGCCTCCGCCGCCCACCTACGGTCCCAA